A single window of Achromobacter xylosoxidans DNA harbors:
- a CDS encoding cytochrome d ubiquinol oxidase subunit II gives MIAMLAASQGLSPDDPSFWMPLAFMGLLFVVIAAGVVLDGFDLGVGILLQLAPEQERGRMMSLLSPWRDANEFWLLLGMGLFASAFPFAWGAVLGKLYGPLTFMVLGVVLRSVAFEFRIRARNEAKPRWIFAFWAGSLMTAFGQGMLLGRIATGYQSDAGYGWFALFVGLCAVAAYVLLGASWLVMRVDGDLQRRAANWARHAIRWTAVGMVAIAVTLGLANAGIFYKWSNIAHLSLAATVWVLMLAGFVAAEMLLARLPGRADRFSWLPFVLCVALFLLMLSGLAYSLFPFLILDDMTLWDGAGALGSMRLVMAGAVVGIPVVLVFNILAYRSVFGKERAPVPLLPPPSP, from the coding sequence ATGATCGCCATGCTGGCCGCTTCGCAGGGGTTGAGCCCCGATGATCCTTCCTTCTGGATGCCGCTGGCGTTCATGGGCCTGCTGTTCGTCGTCATCGCCGCCGGCGTGGTGCTGGACGGCTTCGACCTGGGCGTGGGCATCCTGCTGCAGCTGGCGCCCGAACAGGAGCGCGGCCGCATGATGAGCCTGCTGAGTCCCTGGCGCGACGCCAACGAGTTCTGGCTGTTGCTGGGCATGGGCCTGTTCGCTTCCGCGTTTCCGTTCGCCTGGGGCGCGGTGCTGGGCAAGCTGTACGGGCCGCTCACCTTCATGGTGTTGGGCGTGGTGTTGCGCAGCGTGGCCTTCGAGTTCCGCATCCGCGCCCGCAACGAGGCCAAGCCGCGCTGGATCTTCGCCTTCTGGGCCGGGTCGCTGATGACCGCTTTCGGCCAGGGCATGCTGCTCGGTCGCATCGCCACCGGCTACCAATCCGACGCCGGCTATGGCTGGTTCGCGCTGTTCGTCGGCCTGTGCGCCGTGGCCGCCTATGTGCTGCTGGGCGCGTCCTGGCTGGTGATGCGGGTCGACGGCGACCTGCAGCGCCGCGCCGCCAACTGGGCGCGCCATGCGATCCGCTGGACCGCGGTCGGCATGGTGGCCATTGCCGTCACGCTGGGCCTGGCCAACGCCGGCATCTTCTACAAGTGGAGCAACATCGCCCACCTGAGCCTGGCGGCCACGGTATGGGTGCTGATGCTGGCGGGCTTCGTGGCCGCCGAAATGCTGCTGGCGCGACTGCCGGGCCGCGCCGACCGCTTCAGCTGGCTGCCGTTCGTGCTGTGCGTGGCGCTGTTCCTGCTGATGCTGAGCGGGCTGGCCTACAGCCTGTTCCCCTTCCTGATCCTGGACGACATGACGCTCTGGGACGGCGCCGGCGCGCTGGGCTCGATGCGGCTGGTGATGGCCGGAGCGGTGGTGGGGATACCGGTGGTGCTGGTGTTCAACATCCTGGCCTACCGCTCGGTGTTCGGCAAGGAGCGCGCGCCCGTGCCGCTGTTGCCGCCGCCGTCGCCCTGA
- the recQ gene encoding DNA helicase RecQ translates to MSDARALGVLQRVFGYESFRGDQQAIVQQVIDGGDALVLMPTGGGKSLCYQIPSLVREGTGIVVSPLIALMQDQVDALTELGVRAAFLNSTQDWRVARDVEQAFLAGELDLLYVAPERLLTDRCLQLLERGNIALFAIDEAHCVSQWGHDFRPEYLGLSMLHERWPDVPRIALTATATAETRNEIAQRLSLTDAHHFVSSFDRPNIRYRIVEKNEVRKQLLDMIRTEHEGESGVVYALSRARVEETAEFLCNQGIDAMPYHAGLSPQVRAANQARFLREDGVVMVATIAFGMGIDKPDVRFVAHIDLPKSVEGYYQETGRAGRDGLPATAWLAYGLQDVVQQRRMIDESPGDDAYRRRLGQQLDAMLGLCETVECRRVRLLAYFGQQISACGNCDVCLDPPQAWDGTVAAQKVLSAVYRLWKERGQRYGAGHIIDILRGKVTDRTKQHGHETLSVFGVGEDLSDTAWRGVLRQLLAQGLLTVDNEGYGTLALTEGSRAVLKGERQLMLRRESEKKARSGKSGGSRAKAAAIDLPAELQPVFEALRAWRGEVAKSHGVPAYVIFHDATLREIALAQPESMDALSHISGVGARKLEAYGEEILQRVARPVL, encoded by the coding sequence ATGTCTGACGCGCGCGCCCTCGGAGTCCTGCAGCGCGTTTTCGGTTACGAATCCTTCCGCGGCGACCAGCAAGCCATCGTCCAGCAGGTCATCGACGGCGGCGACGCGCTGGTCCTGATGCCCACCGGCGGCGGCAAGTCGCTCTGCTACCAGATCCCGTCGCTGGTGCGCGAAGGCACCGGCATCGTCGTTTCGCCCCTGATCGCGCTGATGCAGGACCAGGTCGACGCGCTGACCGAACTGGGCGTGCGCGCCGCCTTCCTGAATTCGACCCAGGACTGGCGCGTGGCGCGCGACGTCGAACAGGCCTTCCTGGCCGGCGAGCTCGACCTGCTCTACGTCGCGCCCGAGCGCCTGCTGACCGACCGCTGCCTGCAACTGCTGGAGCGCGGCAACATCGCCCTGTTCGCCATCGACGAAGCCCACTGCGTTTCGCAATGGGGCCACGACTTCCGCCCCGAATACCTGGGCCTGTCGATGCTGCACGAGCGCTGGCCGGACGTGCCGCGCATCGCGCTGACCGCCACCGCCACCGCCGAAACCCGCAACGAGATCGCCCAGCGCCTGTCGCTGACCGACGCGCACCACTTCGTCTCCAGTTTCGACCGCCCCAACATCCGCTACCGCATCGTCGAAAAGAACGAGGTGCGCAAGCAGTTGCTGGACATGATCCGCACCGAACACGAAGGCGAATCCGGCGTGGTCTACGCGCTGTCGCGGGCGCGCGTCGAGGAAACCGCCGAATTCCTCTGCAACCAGGGCATCGACGCCATGCCGTACCACGCCGGGCTCAGCCCGCAGGTGCGCGCCGCCAACCAGGCGCGCTTCCTGCGCGAGGACGGCGTGGTCATGGTCGCCACCATCGCCTTCGGCATGGGCATCGACAAGCCCGACGTGCGCTTCGTGGCCCACATCGACCTGCCCAAATCGGTCGAGGGCTATTACCAGGAAACCGGCCGCGCCGGCCGCGACGGCCTGCCCGCCACCGCCTGGCTGGCCTACGGCCTGCAGGACGTGGTGCAGCAGCGCCGCATGATCGATGAATCCCCGGGCGACGACGCCTACCGCCGCCGCCTCGGCCAGCAGCTGGACGCGATGCTGGGCCTGTGCGAAACCGTGGAATGCCGCCGCGTGCGCCTGCTGGCGTATTTCGGCCAGCAGATCAGCGCCTGCGGCAATTGCGACGTCTGTCTCGATCCGCCCCAGGCCTGGGACGGCACCGTGGCGGCGCAGAAGGTGCTGTCGGCCGTGTACCGGCTGTGGAAGGAACGCGGCCAGCGCTATGGCGCCGGTCACATCATCGACATCCTGCGCGGCAAGGTCACCGACCGCACCAAACAGCACGGCCACGAAACCCTGAGCGTGTTCGGCGTGGGCGAAGACCTGAGCGACACGGCCTGGCGCGGCGTGCTGCGCCAGTTGCTGGCGCAGGGCCTGCTCACCGTCGACAACGAAGGCTACGGCACGCTGGCCCTGACCGAAGGCAGCCGCGCCGTGCTCAAGGGCGAGCGCCAGCTGATGCTGCGGCGCGAATCCGAAAAGAAGGCCCGCTCCGGCAAGAGCGGCGGCAGCCGCGCCAAGGCCGCGGCGATCGACCTGCCCGCCGAACTGCAACCGGTATTCGAGGCGCTGCGCGCCTGGCGCGGCGAAGTGGCCAAGAGCCACGGCGTGCCGGCCTACGTGATCTTCCACGACGCCACGCTGCGCGAGATCGCGCTGGCCCAGCCCGAGTCGATGGACGCGCTCAGCCACATCAGCGGGGTCGGCGCGCGCAAGCTGGAAGCTTACGGCGAGGAAATCCTGCAACGGGTGGCGCGGCCGGTGCTGTAG
- a CDS encoding response regulator, whose product MDNHHTKLLVVDDDPALRQLLADYLNRHGYDTLLAPDASDLPSRITRYAPDLLVLDRMLPGGDGADACRRLREQGEDIPVILLTARDEAVDRIIGLEAGADDYVGKPFDPRELLARIEAVLRRKRGPSALTKDAPVAFGPFLFDPSTRQLSRDGTVVKLTGGEINLLEALVRNAGKPLSRERLLALARDDDAGERNDRAIDIAILRLRRVIEDDPKQPRWIQTVWGIGYRFSP is encoded by the coding sequence ATGGACAATCACCACACCAAGCTGCTGGTCGTCGACGACGATCCGGCCTTGCGCCAGTTGCTGGCCGACTACCTGAACCGTCACGGCTATGACACGCTGCTGGCGCCCGACGCCAGCGACCTGCCGTCGCGCATCACCCGCTACGCGCCCGACCTGCTGGTGCTGGACCGCATGCTGCCGGGCGGGGACGGCGCCGATGCCTGTCGCCGCCTGCGCGAGCAGGGCGAGGACATCCCCGTCATCCTGCTGACCGCCCGCGACGAGGCCGTCGACCGCATCATCGGCCTGGAGGCCGGCGCCGACGACTACGTCGGCAAGCCCTTCGATCCCCGCGAGCTGCTGGCCCGCATCGAAGCCGTGCTGCGCCGCAAGCGCGGCCCCTCGGCCCTCACCAAGGACGCGCCGGTCGCGTTCGGCCCGTTCCTGTTCGATCCGTCCACCCGCCAGCTGTCGCGCGACGGCACGGTGGTCAAGCTCACGGGCGGCGAAATCAACCTGCTCGAAGCGCTGGTGCGCAACGCCGGCAAGCCGCTGTCGCGTGAACGCCTGCTGGCGCTGGCGCGCGACGATGACGCCGGCGAACGTAACGACCGCGCCATCGACATCGCCATCCTGCGCCTGCGCCGCGTCATCGAGGACGATCCCAAGCAACCCCGCTGGATCCAGACCGTCTGGGGCATCGGCTACCGGTTCTCGCCCTGA